A window of Chryseobacterium sp. IHB B 17019 genomic DNA:
TTTGTAATGTTAGAAATGGTTTTTTATTAATGTGTTTAAACTTAGTCGATTGTATCACCCCACTCAAACATGGGATCACTGCCCGAATTGTGCCTGAATGCTTTCAATCTGGGAACGAAAATGTTTGCGGGGTGGTTCGACATGACGAACTCGGTCTACTGGAAGATTATGCAGCATGCGATATTTAGAAAGAAATAAATTAGATTCTTTTTCCCAATTTTCACCTATGCCGGATATATAATTGTGATAGAGTAAAATCTGCTCGTCGTTGGACATCTGCGCGCGCAGAATTTTTAAATATTCTCTTGACTGTTTATAGTCAAAAGACCTTGTTTTTCTTTTTTTACAACAAATTTTACTGCGCTGAACAAATGTCGATAGTAATGAGATAATCTCGATTCGTGTCCGGTAAATGGAGCATACTTTATATGCAGGTCAATTTTTTTATTATCGATTTTAAAATCTTTTATTCCTCCAAATGTCTCTTTATGTTCTGCCCGGATGCTTTTTAATTTATCCCTACATTCCAATATAAACTTCGGGTGTGGGAGATTTAGCGGAAAGCACGGCCGATAGGGATGCCATAAATAATAATCCTGCTTTCATTCCTTTGCTCTACATTGATTTATCTGTGAAAGTGTCATCAACAATCCAGCAGGTCCCGTTCCATAGTTAAATCCGGTAATTTTCCTTTTAATGTCCCTCATAGTGAAAGGCGATGGTACGGGTATAATAACTGTAACCAAAAATTCGTAACGGAATTTCACCTATGTATCACGTTTTTAGGCCTATATATGTAAAGAAAGACGACGCAATTTATTATCGTCTTTAAAAAAGCATATATTTAAAAGTAATAAGTTTTACCTTATATCTAAATTGATTACAATTTAAAATTCAGTTTAATTTAATATTTGTTATTCAAATCCGCTTACTTTCTACGCATTACTATAAAAAGATGAAATTGCAATTAGGAGTTAATTTTTTTAAAACATCCTATACTTTTTTCTTAGAAAGTATTGTATTGTTTATTGGATTGATCATATCTATTTACTTCGAAAGTAGGGCCTTTTCAATCGGATTTATTACAGCTATTGTGACAATATTCATTTTGCTCAGGAAAATTAGATTTACAGCTGGGATTTATTTGTTGATTTTTTCCTTCTTTTTTCTCTTGACACTTTATACAGTTTTTTATGTAAAAACAGGTTCGTCCTTTGGTAGGATATTTATTTACAAAATCTCATTCAATATTTTTAAGGATAATTGGCTTTTAGGTGTAGGTTTTGGAAAATTTAAAACAACCTATATGTACTACCAGGCAAATTATTTTAAACAGGGCAATTACAACACCAGTGAATTTTTGCTTGCGGATAATACATATTTTGCCTTCAATGATTATTTCCAATTTATTATTGAGACAGGTTTAGTGGGTATTTCTTTTATCATACTCATGATGATTGGCTTAATTAAATTCATTAAAACTCTTACAGCCTGCTATGATTCACCAATAGTATTAACTGCAGTGGGGGTCATAATTGCCATTTCTGTTGCTGCTTTTTTTACTTATGTATTTAATAAACTATTTTTTCAGGTTGTTTATGTTGTTTGTTTTAGTGTTTGCTTTTTGTTTGCATATGATAAGAGGCAAAGAGGGCTTACAATTATACCCATTGGGTCAGTCTTTTTATTTCTGGTAATAGGGGCTTCCTACAATTTTAATTCAAAGAATCTTTTTGCTTCGCAGAAACTGAAGCATGTTAGACAATTAGCACAAGCTGGTTATAAAACGGAAGCAAATAAAATTTTAAATGATATCGCAGGAGAAATCAGTCATGATGCGGAATATCTCGAATTGAGTTCATATATGAAAGTAAGCGGCATGGATTTGACCAATGCTGAAAAGGCAACCCTTAAGTTAATTGATATACGACCGAGCAGTACAGCATTTTTAAGGTTAGGAAATATTTATGAAATCAATCATAGGTTTAAAGAGGCAGAGTTTGCGTATAAACTGGCTATTGATATGGTGCCAAACAGAGTAATGAGCCGATATAAGCTGTATCAATTTTATGCGTCGACAAAGCAGGTTAAAAATGCAAATAAAACCGCTGTTCAAATATTAAATATGCCAATAAAAGTTCCATCATTGCTGATCGACCAAATTAAAAATGAATTAACTAAGGATATAAATTTATAACCAATTTTCAATCTAAATTAACAACTATGCGAAAAAAAACACTTCTCAGCATTGCATCAATCTGCATTATTATAATTTTTTCCTGTCGAAAAGATATAATGCAAGATATTAATGATGAACAAACTAAACCCTTTTTGACAGAGGCGAAAAATTATTACTATCAAGAGATTAAAAAATATGGGATTACTTCTGTAAAAAAAATGGCATTAAATGGAGCTACCCGTGCATCCGGTGTCAATACAACTATCACACCTCTATGGTATAAAAATTATACTTCCCAAACTGGAACTAATAGTTTTGTCGAAGTACCAATTGCAGTAGGTATAAAGCAGATTTCTTTATATAACTTTGATAAAAGTATACCGGATAAAAAACAAGATCTGATTAGGGCCAATTCATCATTACAACGGCTGTTGATCTACAAGACCAAGACAGGTAAATTACATCAGGCCAGGTTAACATACCTACCCGATTATGATTATTTAGAAAAAAACCATTTTGATGCCAGTGCCACCCAAATTACGAAGATGGACAATTATAGCGGTTATCTGGAATTTAGCCCGATAAATGGAGGAGGTAAATGGTTTTTACTGCAATTTAGAAACGGCAAAATGATAAAAAAGAGATACGCGCGGAAGGAAAATAAATCTAGCACCTCGAACATAAAGTCCAATGCACAATTAAGTCGTACAACAGGGCGGATTAGTTTAAGTATAAAAGACAAACTAGTTTCCGGAGGGTATTATGACTACCAGTGTACTGATGTTATGGGACAAGTTTGTGCAGGTGGCGGCGATCCGTATGTTGAGGAATGCGGAGAATGGGAAAAAGTAGGAGAAGATTGCCAAGACGTTTGGGTTGAAGTACCAGACCCTGAAAATCCTGATGATCCAGATAATGGAGATCCGTGCTTAGACCCTAGCAATTTCTGGATGTGCAATCCAGATAACCCAGATGATCCAGGTACAGAAGAGCCACCCACAAGCGATGAAGATCCTTGTGATAGGGCAGACGCATTAGAAAATCATGAGAATTTTAAGATTATGTTAAACGTATTAAAAAACCCCATAATTTTAAATGATAATAGAGAGCATGGGTTCATCTATAAATTTGGCAGCAACGGCGCATTCAGTCAGTATCCAATCAGTGGGCAGCCCGATCTTGCAGGTATTGACTTCACTTTACCGAATGGTACAGTAGATGGTATAGCACATACTCATTATGACGATTTGTTATCTGTTTTTTCTCCTGATGACTTAATGGCTATGACTAAAGCCTATGCTGAGGGGAAAATGTCGGACGTTAATACTTTTACTATGACACTGGTAACAGCTGATGGAACACAATATATGCTCATGGTTGATGACGTGACTAAATTTTCTGCCTTTGCAACAAGTTTAAATAACTCTAATCTGGATAATTTTTCTCTCATTTATGGTGGCATTTACCATATAAGTCCTGATAACACAAATGATCAAAATGAAAAATCTTTTTTAAATTATATAAAGGCAACAAACAGTGGTTTAAAGTTATTTAAAGGAAATAGTGATTTTAGTAGCTGGACACCTAAAAAGGTAGAAGATGATAATGTTGTAAATGATCCCTGTAATTAAATTTAATAATATGAAAAATTCAATAAGAATAAACAGATCAATGAAGAAAATTGTATTTATTGCCTTAGCAGTATTTTATATACCGGTTACATTCGCCCAGGATTTGCCGAAGAAAGGTTCTAATTTAACCAACCCAAATTTAAATAAATTTAGGGGTAACTGGATTTCGATCAATGGTATAGATACTATTAGAATGAAATTGAAAATTGAAAATATTTCGATTAAAGATGGGCTTGAGATACGTGCCGATGTTGTTTTGGGTTACATTTCATACAAACATGGTAACCAGCTAATTGTAGACAACATTAAAAACTCCACATCCAGTTATAAAGATAATAAGCATTCAATAATAGCGGGTTTAGACCAAAAAAGGGATACTATAAGTGGTAATTTGGTAGATGAACCAAAAAGTAAATTTTTTGATGTTAAAATCATTAAAAAAGACAGTAAAACAATTGAACTTGTCTTAGGCCGTGGCAAGGTATTAAAAGTTGGAACTACACCAAAAAACGGAAGAACACTTCCAGCAATTATGATTTTCAGGAAGGAAAAAGAATAGCTTGTTAAGGTTATCAGAATGAATTACGGGTAACTTATTTTATTTCATACAAAATGATACGAAATCTGCTATTGAAATAAATCAGAATCATTTTGGTAGTGCAACCATTAAGAACAGGGTTAAGCAAGGTTGGCGATAACTCTAGCCCTTCAACTTAGTTTTATAACTAATCTCCCTCAAGTTTATTAATTTCCCATATGGGCATAGAGATATGCCCATATTTTTTTGCAGGTAACCGGCTTTGCTTTCTCTGCCCAGATTTCGACAACCGTAAATTATAGGTTGTTTTCCAGATGCTTTGCATGGCTTAAACTAGTGCAATTCAAACAACTTTTGTATCAGTTTTTTGTGTTATGGTGTCCATTTGAAATAGTCGTCTAATTGAAGTCAAATGCCCAAATAGAATCACCGGAACGATAAAAGTTGGCAACCAACTAAAGGGAAAATGCAATATGGCTATATTTGGCTGGTCGAAACCAAATGTTTGTACTGGTGATGGTGCGGATAAAAAAGCAGTTATAACAATATTTAGCAAAAGTCCTAGGCAAATAAAATTCCAGATCAATATTATTTTTTTGCTAATTTTTCTTTTAGTTAGCCCGAGATATGCAACTATTGGTGCCGTTATCCCGGCAATAATGTCGAAGTTTCGTCCGTCGAAGGTCATCAGTTCAGGGATTGCTTTGTTTAGGAAAAGACAAAAGAGCACAAGCTCCAGAGGTACTCTTACTATATTTAGATAGGTTAAATATATCAAAGGCAAGCTATCTATAAATCGCCGTCCTTTTTGTGTTGAAAACAAACCTGTTATTGTAAGTATTGCAGGTAAAATCCCAAATAATAGGATAGTGGGTGGAAAGAAATCTATATTGGCAGTATAAAGATTCTGACACGTTAAAACTGCTTGAACAATAAGCCACAATGTTAAGCCTGTCAAAATTCTACTTGCATGTCGTTGTACATTTTGTGAATTTGAATTTTTAATAGCCCAGTAGAATAATATAAGTGTTAAGACTGTTGTCAGTCCGAAAATAAGCGGGATATATAAAGGCAGGCTCTCTAACATTTTGATTATAAAATTGCAAGTTATAAAGATTCTTCATTAGTCAGCTTTTCATAAGACAAGAAACCTGCATAAACAAATTACAGCTTTCTCCGGGGCAAGTGTACTTTTTGTTCAGGGGAAGATTTCTAGGTGGGAGGTAAAACAGGGAACCGTGGTAACCACTAAAAGTGGGGAAGAAGCGGGTTTATCGGAATACACAGGAGACCACTTGCCGATTATAAAACCGACAAAATATTCCTTTTTACTACAACTTCGCGACTTTTGGATACATCTGCTCAGAGGCATTGCCCGAACTTTGTATCAACAATCAACAATAGTAAGAATAATATGGATTTAATGAACAGCACCATCCTGATCACAGGAGGAACCAGCGGTATAGGGCTGGAACTTGTAAGGCAACTTACCGAGCAGGGATCAACGATCATCGTGACAGGCCGCAAACAAGAGGCCTTAAATGATGCCAAAAGGCGCTTCCCAAGAATACACGTCTTTCGGAGCGATGTAAGTGATCCGCAAGATATTGAGCACCTGTATAAAGAGGTGACACAACAATTCCCTGATCTGAATATGATTATCAACAATGTAGGTGAAATGCGTTTGCTTGACCTTCAGGACGCCAGCAAGGACCTGGAAAACATAGCCCGTGAGATTAATATTAATCTTACGGGAACAATCCGGATGGTTCATCAGTTTTTACCGCACCTGATCAAAAAGCGTTCGGCGGCAATTGTAAACGTTTCCTCTGCCATTGCTTTCATGCCTTACTCCACCGCTCCGGTTTATAGTGCTTCAAAAGCAGGAGTTCATGCTTATTCCCAGGCCCTGCGTTTGCAACTGGACAAAACCAGTGTCAAAGTGTTAGAACTGGTTCCTCCGGGAGTGAATACCAATCTTCAGAATGATTGGGTGCTGCCACCGAATCCAAGCCAAATGATGGATGTGGATAAACTGGTTGGTGTAGCCATCAAGGGCCTTCTGAACGACACGCCCGAGATCAAGCCATTCCTGGTGAAGGTAATAAAATTTTTAAGCAGGCTGATGCCTAACCAATTGATGAAACTAGGACACAGGGAATTCGAAAAATTTAAAAAATTAAATAATCAACAATAAACAATCAGATATGAAAAAATCAATTTTAGCAGTGTTTGCGCTGCTGTTTTCTATGGTATCGTTCGCGCAGAAACCCTCTAAGGACCAGATTACAGGTGTTTGGAAATGTGATGATTACAAGATCGAGGTGTTCAGGGCAGGCAACACGTACTCGGCCAAGCTCTTATGGTCGAAAGATATGTTCGAAGCTGATGGAAAAACATCTAAGAAGGATGTTAAAAACCCCAATGAAAAACTCCGGAACAGGTCTGTGCAGGGCCTTACCCATATCACCGATCTTGTCTACAAGGACGGCGAATACGTGGACGGTAAGTTGTATAGTGTACAGGATGGAAATACCTATAGCCTGAAAGGGAAACTGACGGGTCCCAATGACCTTGAAACCCGGGGCTACAAAGGTATACCACTGGTTGGGAAATCATTTAAATGGAAAAGAGTTCAGTAATTATTATAAAATTAATTCTCATGAAAGATAATAAAGATCAACTGTCGGGGTTTTGGTTCGTTGTGTCCAATGCCCTTCCCCCTGTAGGCTTCTTCCTTTACTTTAGGCACAGGAAGGCATATCCAAATAAGGCCGATAGGGCGTTAAGAAGCGCAATAATCGGCGTGCCGATCGCTATACTTGCAGCTTGTATCATGAACACTTTTGTCCTTAATTAAATTATGGCAAGAAACATTATTTCGGCAGTACTGCTGCTCATCTCGGTAACGCTCAGTTTTAAACATGCCTGGGATACCTTGTACTACAAAAGTAATCCGGAGTCGCTAAAGATGATGGAAAGTTTAGGGATCAGTGAAACGTTCATTCCGTACCTGGCTGTGGTAGCCATAGCGGTTGGCATATTTTTGCTCATTCCCAGCACCTTTTTCCTGGGCAATATGTTAAATGCGGTCCTGATCGTAATGATCATGGGGCTGGCACTGCGGGCCGGAAACTACCGCATCGCATTGATAGAGATTCCTTTTTTAGTGATGCCACTGGTGATGATATGGCTGAAATATCCGTTCAAATTTAAGTAACTTGCAGTATGGCAAACAGTAAACCCTACCGGATAAGTTCCATAACGGAAATACACCGTTTGATGGGACTTCCCAAACCTCATCATCCACTGATCAGCATGGTTGACCTGAAAGGTCTGAGAAATGATACGGGTATAGATGCAGTCATATTCGACCTGTACGTGATATCTATGAAAAGAGGATGTGACGGCTTGCATTATGGGCAACAGAAATACGATTTTGACGAAGGGCTGATGGCCTTTATGTCTCCCGGCCAGATACTGCGTGGCGAAGAGAACGGTGTGCCTCCGGACCTGGATGGCTGGATGCTATTCGTACACCCTGACTTTCTCTGGAACACATCACTTGCTACCAAGATCAGGCGATACGAATACTTTGGTTATGCTACCAGTGAGGCGCTGTTCCTCTCGGATAAGGAGGAGATAGTGATCAATGACCTTGTCAAGAATATTAAAACTGAATATTATGCCAATATGGATAAGTTCAGCCAGGACATTATTATCTCAAACCTGGAAACCCTGCTGAATTACGCCGAACGTTTTTACCAGCGCCAGTTCATCACCAGGAAGATTACTAACCATCAGATCTTAAACCAGGTGGAAGAACTCTTAACCACATACCTGAACAACGAAGCGCTGCTTTCCGAAGGATTGCCAAGCGTGCAATACTTTGCTGACGCATTGAACATATCTGCTAAGTACTTAAGCAGCCTGTTGAAACAACTGACCGGTCAGACGATGCAGCAGATCATCCATGAGAAGCTGATCGAGAAGGCCAAGGAAAAGTTGTCTACGACTCGGATGTCTGTAAGTGAGATCGCCTATCAGCTTGGTTTCGAGCATCCCCAGTCCTTCAATAAGTTATTTAAGAGCAAGACCAAACAAAGCCCGTTGGACTTCCGGCAGTCCTTCAACTGAAATGCCTAGATAATCCTTGAATAAGATGGAAGGGAAACTCCAACCTGTTTAAAGTATAAACAAATACCAATTGATTAACTTTGCTTAAATGATAATCGTTAGAAGTTATGCGAAGTAACATTTTTCCTGAAAATCTGAGTCAAAACAAAGGGCTTTCAATCCGTATTGTTTCCCCGGAATTCGGCCATCTATCGGCCGAGTCCGTAGCCCAATACGGCTCTGCTCAACGGCTGCCTTATTATTTCTTTCTTTTTGTGCTGCAGGGGAGCAGTCAGGAGGTTATCGACGGGGAAACCATCAAGGTAGGTGAGCATGAGCTTTTATTTGCAATGCCCCACCAGCTCAGGCAACTGGCTAAAGCAGGCCATAACGCTGACTATTATAAGCTGGGGTTTGACGATGAGTGCCTTTCGCGATTGCCAAAGAAGTTACCCTTTTTGCTTAACCCCCTGAATCAGCAAAAAATAAGCTTTCCGCATGATGTGGCACAAAGACTTTGGAATACCTTCAAGATTTTAAATGAACTATTGCGCAGAGCAGATACGGATCCGGAACTGATCCTGGCGTACCTGAACAGCATGCTTACGGAAATAAACGCCGCTTATTTTGTACTGGATAAAAAGCACAGGGCAGGGGACCTTGATAAATTTTTAGGGTTCAAGCTATTTGTAGAAGATCATTTTACTGATCAACCTGCCATAACAGAGATCGCAGAAAAGCTGGCCTTAAGCACGGATTGCCTGTATAGGATTGTAAAACAGCATTCCGGCGTTTCACCTAAAGAATATATCACAGACCGTTTGATCATCGAGGCCAGGCGTAGAATATATAATAACCAGCATACGTCGGTAAAGGAACTGGCATATGAGCTTGGCTTTAATGATCCAGGTTATTTTTCGCGTTTGTTTAAGAAAGTGACCGGTAAAACGGTAGCCGGCTTTTACCGGGATTTGTCCCTTTAAAAGCGGTTTTTGTCCGGACCATACAATTATATTAGCCCCACCTTTGTCTAAAATAAATAAATTATGGACAGACCATTTGGTAAAATATTGGTAACCGGAGCGACCGGTTTAGTGGGTTCAAGGCTTTTGCCCCGCCTTGTTGAAGCAGGATATGATTGTTTCGCACTGGTACGTGGTAAGGAAGTTGCGGCCGGAGTAACAGCTATAGAAGGCGACTTATTTGACCCTGCAACACTGCACGAAGCGGTGAAAGATGTAAAAGCGATCATTCACCTGGCAGCCGTCTTCCGCTCACCTGACACGGACCTGATCTGGAAAAGTAATTTGGAGGGTACGCGCAACCTCATTGCTGCCGCAAAAAACAATGCCCCGGATGCCCGCTTTATTTTTGCAAGCACCAGTCATGTTTATGATGCAGCCAACCCCCACCCCGGCCGGGAGGACGATGCGCTTAACCCGCAGCATGCCTATCCTGCCAGCAAAGTTGCTGCGGAAAAGGAGTTGCGTGAAAGCGGATTGAACTGGTCTGTTTTACGTTTTCCATTTGTTTATGGGGATGGTGACGGCCACCTGGAAGAATTGCCTAAACATGTACTTGCTGCTAAATTTCATCCGGCTATGCGGATGAGTACCATCCACCACCGCGATATTTATACGGCTGTCATCATGGCCTTGCAGGGGATCATGGATGGCCGGGTGGTCAATATCGCAGATGAGGCGCCAACCACGCTTTACGAATTACTGCAGCTTGTTGGCGAAACTATGACTTCATCCTCAGAACCACTGACGAACCCCTGGTACCTGCATGCTGACGCCTCTCTGGCCCGCGGTTTGGGCTTTCAGGCAACGGTAAGAACCGTGTATCAAGCGGTAGAGGAAAACCTGCTCTGATAACTTGTCCAATTTGGTTTAATAATAAATCACACATACGAGATATAAATTAAATTATTATATTTACATAGCGGTCATAATCATGTTCAAAGTGTTTGAACAAACTTGAATGCAATCGCGCTAACTATGAATAAAATTACATTAAGACCCTTAGCAGGAATTACAATAGGTGAAAAGGAAATAAACTTTGGTCAAACAAAGCATGACGTTATAGGTTTGCTTGGCAATCCTGACCATGTAGAAGAAAGCCAAATCTTTTATGATAATCTGAACGTAAGATTTGATCTCGATGAGGATGGTCTACTCGAATTTATCGAATGCCAGGGCCCATATCCCGAAAATTCTATATTCGATATTTACGGTGTAAACCCGTTTAAACTTAAGGACAATGAACTTGTCGATTTATTGACAGATAAAAATAGCGGGGAAATCGATGGTTTTGAAGCACCATATTGTTATTCTTTTTTAGAAATTTCAGTCGGTATCTGGAGAGCATCCGTTCCCGCAGATATTGAATCTATTGTTGCCGAAATGAAAAATGAGGGAACCTATGAAGAATCCAAAGGATTAATGGACATGGATTTAGAAAAAACAAAATATTTCTGGACTGTGGCTGTTGGAAAACCAGATTATTATAAAATATAAAAGATATGCATTTATGGCTTGGAACCTTTGGTTCAAAAAAGGAGTTTGATAAATATCTGGACCAGAAAAGATACCTGAAATCATGGGCAGTTTACGACCATAAACCACCTACCGGAAACGAAGCAGAAGATGCGGAGCCCGTTCCGGAACTCCGTTGTGATTTCTGCAAGGAACTCGACTTAGATACCTATGATGAAGATCTTATCGTCATGAAGTATTATAAAACACCTGTTGACTATAAAAAGGTTGCCCATGATATTCTTGTTGATGAGCAAGAATTTGCTGCTTTATGTAAAAAATATAAGGTTAGTGCTTTTAATTCAATTATAGCCTATGAAGACTGCGGCTTAAATGGAAAAGCAGCTTTAGGTTCACAGACGGTAAAATATATCGGAAAACTACCGGCGGCTTCTAATGAAAATTTATCTGGTGGTTCTTCTTTCCATTATTTATGGGTAGGTGAAAGCAAACTGGATAAAAAAAGTATCCTGGGGCTGGCAGGGATTGACAAGGGCAAAGTTGTAAAGCTTACCTATTACCATGCTGCCAAAAGCGGTAAACTGGACGAAATACTGATTCTTCAGGTTGAGGAGTATGGTGTTGCCGAAAAAATGGTACTGAAAGCAGATGAAATGAAGATTGTTACCGCCAGATCGATGCTTGATCTGGTTGTAAAAGGTAGCCTTAAAGTAGATGGGGAAATTGTAGCTGATGCTTTGGGAATGAAATACATCGGAAAGTTCGGTTCCCACTAAAATGCTATGAAAACTATGGAGCACAAGAAAATAATAAACCATTTTAACAAACAGATAAATAAGACCAAAAAAGAAGGAGTAAGCCGGGGAGAAATTGAACAATATTATGATCTGATTAAGCAAAGCATTGAAGATGATATCAAAGAAGGTTTCAAAGAAACAATTGCACGGAATCTGACATTGGGAATTGGTGTTCATTCTGGAGAATATCCCAAGCACCTGATTTTGAATGGTGAAACGAACGGATGGAAATACATTACCCGATACCTGTTATGGCAACAGCACATTTTACAGCAGCTTTTCAACTACAAAGAGGTAACGCCAAGATCAATTGGGCCAATCATCGCACTGGCAGTTCTCTGGGGAATGAGCGAACTTGCAAGAAGCTCAAGAAATTATTTTCAATTGTTGTTTGAAGATAACAGAGAGAAATATAAAAAAAGCGAAACGCATCATTTATTTATAGCAATTTTATATGATCTGAAAGAAACAAAATCAATCAATCAACAACTGTATTCAGCTTTCCCGGAAGAAAATATTTATAAAAGGTTTTTGGATAATTGGTCGACAGCAGATGCAGGGTTGCTAAGTGAACTGCTTTTTGAGCTTTGTGATTTCCATCTCTATAGTGCAATGGATTTAAAGAATAAATTTTCTGAGATTCTCTCGTTGGATTATATTCCATACGAGATCAGGTTGATCGAAAAAATCAGGGATGAACAGGGGTTAATCAACGTTAAAATCGATCACCCATTAATGAAAAGCCAGTTGGCAGATATTCCTGTATCTGCTTATGGATGGGATTTGTC
This region includes:
- a CDS encoding DUF2147 domain-containing protein — protein: MKKSILAVFALLFSMVSFAQKPSKDQITGVWKCDDYKIEVFRAGNTYSAKLLWSKDMFEADGKTSKKDVKNPNEKLRNRSVQGLTHITDLVYKDGEYVDGKLYSVQDGNTYSLKGKLTGPNDLETRGYKGIPLVGKSFKWKRVQ
- a CDS encoding helix-turn-helix domain-containing protein; translated protein: MANSKPYRISSITEIHRLMGLPKPHHPLISMVDLKGLRNDTGIDAVIFDLYVISMKRGCDGLHYGQQKYDFDEGLMAFMSPGQILRGEENGVPPDLDGWMLFVHPDFLWNTSLATKIRRYEYFGYATSEALFLSDKEEIVINDLVKNIKTEYYANMDKFSQDIIISNLETLLNYAERFYQRQFITRKITNHQILNQVEELLTTYLNNEALLSEGLPSVQYFADALNISAKYLSSLLKQLTGQTMQQIIHEKLIEKAKEKLSTTRMSVSEIAYQLGFEHPQSFNKLFKSKTKQSPLDFRQSFN
- a CDS encoding O-antigen ligase family protein, whose product is MKLQLGVNFFKTSYTFFLESIVLFIGLIISIYFESRAFSIGFITAIVTIFILLRKIRFTAGIYLLIFSFFFLLTLYTVFYVKTGSSFGRIFIYKISFNIFKDNWLLGVGFGKFKTTYMYYQANYFKQGNYNTSEFLLADNTYFAFNDYFQFIIETGLVGISFIILMMIGLIKFIKTLTACYDSPIVLTAVGVIIAISVAAFFTYVFNKLFFQVVYVVCFSVCFLFAYDKRQRGLTIIPIGSVFLFLVIGASYNFNSKNLFASQKLKHVRQLAQAGYKTEANKILNDIAGEISHDAEYLELSSYMKVSGMDLTNAEKATLKLIDIRPSSTAFLRLGNIYEINHRFKEAEFAYKLAIDMVPNRVMSRYKLYQFYASTKQVKNANKTAVQILNMPIKVPSLLIDQIKNELTKDINL
- a CDS encoding NAD-dependent epimerase/dehydratase family protein is translated as MDRPFGKILVTGATGLVGSRLLPRLVEAGYDCFALVRGKEVAAGVTAIEGDLFDPATLHEAVKDVKAIIHLAAVFRSPDTDLIWKSNLEGTRNLIAAAKNNAPDARFIFASTSHVYDAANPHPGREDDALNPQHAYPASKVAAEKELRESGLNWSVLRFPFVYGDGDGHLEELPKHVLAAKFHPAMRMSTIHHRDIYTAVIMALQGIMDGRVVNIADEAPTTLYELLQLVGETMTSSSEPLTNPWYLHADASLARGLGFQATVRTVYQAVEENLL
- a CDS encoding immunity 22 family protein, translating into MHLWLGTFGSKKEFDKYLDQKRYLKSWAVYDHKPPTGNEAEDAEPVPELRCDFCKELDLDTYDEDLIVMKYYKTPVDYKKVAHDILVDEQEFAALCKKYKVSAFNSIIAYEDCGLNGKAALGSQTVKYIGKLPAASNENLSGGSSFHYLWVGESKLDKKSILGLAGIDKGKVVKLTYYHAAKSGKLDEILILQVEEYGVAEKMVLKADEMKIVTARSMLDLVVKGSLKVDGEIVADALGMKYIGKFGSH
- a CDS encoding DUF6705 family protein, whose amino-acid sequence is MKNSIRINRSMKKIVFIALAVFYIPVTFAQDLPKKGSNLTNPNLNKFRGNWISINGIDTIRMKLKIENISIKDGLEIRADVVLGYISYKHGNQLIVDNIKNSTSSYKDNKHSIIAGLDQKRDTISGNLVDEPKSKFFDVKIIKKDSKTIELVLGRGKVLKVGTTPKNGRTLPAIMIFRKEKE
- a CDS encoding AraC family transcriptional regulator — encoded protein: MRSNIFPENLSQNKGLSIRIVSPEFGHLSAESVAQYGSAQRLPYYFFLFVLQGSSQEVIDGETIKVGEHELLFAMPHQLRQLAKAGHNADYYKLGFDDECLSRLPKKLPFLLNPLNQQKISFPHDVAQRLWNTFKILNELLRRADTDPELILAYLNSMLTEINAAYFVLDKKHRAGDLDKFLGFKLFVEDHFTDQPAITEIAEKLALSTDCLYRIVKQHSGVSPKEYITDRLIIEARRRIYNNQHTSVKELAYELGFNDPGYFSRLFKKVTGKTVAGFYRDLSL
- a CDS encoding SDR family oxidoreductase — its product is MNSTILITGGTSGIGLELVRQLTEQGSTIIVTGRKQEALNDAKRRFPRIHVFRSDVSDPQDIEHLYKEVTQQFPDLNMIINNVGEMRLLDLQDASKDLENIAREININLTGTIRMVHQFLPHLIKKRSAAIVNVSSAIAFMPYSTAPVYSASKAGVHAYSQALRLQLDKTSVKVLELVPPGVNTNLQNDWVLPPNPSQMMDVDKLVGVAIKGLLNDTPEIKPFLVKVIKFLSRLMPNQLMKLGHREFEKFKKLNNQQ